A section of the Longimicrobiales bacterium genome encodes:
- a CDS encoding F0F1 ATP synthase subunit epsilon, translating to MASLNVRVVSPDQIVFEGEASALVAPAWDGQVGVLPGHAPMLTLIGSGELSVDRPGGGTDTFHVAGGVLKVERNTVTLLTEYAGDEPAPAELAVSVAVTEDTE from the coding sequence ATGGCCTCGCTGAACGTGCGCGTCGTGTCGCCTGACCAGATCGTCTTCGAGGGCGAGGCGTCCGCGCTCGTTGCTCCTGCCTGGGACGGGCAGGTTGGCGTTCTTCCGGGGCATGCTCCGATGCTGACACTTATCGGATCCGGTGAACTAAGTGTCGATCGTCCCGGTGGCGGGACCGACACCTTCCATGTGGCCGGCGGGGTGCTCAAGGTCGAGCGGAATACCGTCACGCTCCTCACCGAATACGCTGGTGATGAGCCGGCTCCGGCGGAGCTGGCCGTTTCTGTGGCTGTGACCGAGGACACTGAGTAG
- the atpA gene encoding F0F1 ATP synthase subunit alpha, whose protein sequence is MANDSQLRASEIKDVLLNEIERYEDELQAEEIGEVLEVKDGIARIYGLTKAMASEMLEITSSTSGDTVTALALNLEEDNIGAVIMGDWTSLHEGDQVRRTGRVLDIPVGPGYLGRVVDSLGEPQDGHGPIDGIDGSRQIDIVAPGIVKRQPVSQPMQTGIKAIDSMIPVGRGQRELIIGDRGTGKTAVAVDAIINQKNTDVICIYCAIGQRAGKVRSVVETLREHGAMDYTIVVTSNASDPAPMQYIAPYAATALGEYFMWQGKHVLVVYDDLSKQAQAYRQLSLILRRPPGREAYPGDVFYLHSRLLERAAKLSDEMGGGSLTALPIVETQGGDVSAYIPTNVISITDGQIFLEPDLFNSGVRPAVNVGISVSRVGGAAQIKGMKKVAGRLRLDLAQYRELEAFAQFGSDLDPITQRQLARGARTVEMLKQPQYQPMAVENQVAVIYAVTNGLLDDIEVLKVRDWERGFHETMGAKHQDILDGIRTGGQLTDELTKQLVAAIEAFNASFMAEQEALMTSA, encoded by the coding sequence ATGGCCAACGACTCCCAGCTCCGCGCCAGCGAGATCAAGGACGTCCTTCTCAACGAGATTGAGCGCTACGAGGACGAGCTTCAGGCCGAGGAAATCGGCGAAGTCCTTGAGGTGAAGGATGGTATCGCTCGTATCTACGGACTCACGAAGGCGATGGCGTCGGAGATGCTCGAGATCACCTCGTCAACCTCCGGTGACACCGTTACCGCGCTCGCGTTGAACCTCGAAGAGGACAACATTGGCGCGGTCATCATGGGTGACTGGACGAGTCTCCATGAGGGCGACCAGGTCCGCCGGACGGGCCGCGTGCTCGATATCCCGGTCGGGCCGGGGTACCTAGGCCGAGTCGTCGACTCGCTGGGTGAGCCGCAGGATGGACACGGACCGATCGACGGAATCGACGGCTCGCGCCAGATCGACATCGTGGCGCCGGGCATCGTGAAGAGGCAGCCGGTCAGCCAGCCGATGCAGACGGGCATCAAGGCCATCGATTCGATGATCCCGGTTGGTCGTGGACAGCGCGAGCTGATCATCGGGGATCGCGGGACGGGCAAGACGGCCGTCGCGGTGGATGCGATCATCAACCAGAAGAACACTGACGTCATCTGCATCTACTGCGCGATCGGTCAGCGGGCCGGTAAGGTGCGTAGCGTGGTGGAGACGCTGCGTGAGCACGGGGCGATGGACTACACGATCGTCGTGACTTCGAACGCGTCCGATCCGGCGCCCATGCAGTACATCGCACCCTACGCAGCGACGGCGCTCGGTGAGTACTTCATGTGGCAAGGCAAGCATGTTCTCGTCGTCTACGACGATCTCTCGAAGCAGGCTCAGGCGTATCGTCAGTTGTCGCTGATTCTCCGCCGGCCTCCGGGACGTGAAGCGTATCCCGGTGACGTCTTCTATCTCCACTCCCGGCTATTGGAGCGCGCCGCCAAGCTCTCTGATGAGATGGGTGGCGGGTCGCTTACCGCCCTTCCGATCGTTGAGACGCAGGGTGGCGACGTGTCGGCGTATATCCCGACCAACGTCATTTCGATTACGGATGGTCAAATTTTCCTTGAGCCAGACTTGTTCAACTCAGGGGTCCGCCCAGCGGTCAACGTCGGAATTTCGGTGTCACGAGTTGGTGGTGCAGCCCAAATCAAGGGCATGAAGAAGGTCGCGGGACGCCTTCGTCTCGATTTGGCTCAGTACCGCGAGCTTGAAGCCTTTGCCCAGTTCGGCTCTGACTTGGATCCCATAACCCAGCGTCAGCTGGCCCGGGGTGCGCGGACCGTGGAGATGCTGAAGCAGCCGCAATACCAGCCGATGGCGGTGGAGAATCAGGTCGCGGTGATCTACGCAGTGACTAACGGTCTGCTCGATGACATCGAAGTGTTGAAGGTTCGTGATTGGGAGCGCGGCTTCCATGAGACCATGGGCGCGAAGCATCAGGACATCCTGGATGGCATCCGCACCGGTGGTCAGCTCACGGATGAGCTGACCAAGCAACTGGTCGCAGCGATCGAGGCGTTCAACGCTTCATTTATGGCTGAGCAGGAAGCTCTCATGACCTCGGCCTGA
- the atpG gene encoding ATP synthase F1 subunit gamma, with protein sequence MAGDADVKRRIKSVENTRQITRTMELVATSKLKRATDRVHAARPYADALHEIVGGLYSPELSEKYPILRRPDEVKRAAVLLLTANRGLCGGFNSNLIKQARNVMDDLRGQGIEVELHIAGKKGVAYFRFRGEEITTERIDVSDHPTVEDAEQIVAPVRDRFENGDVDAVYLVSSKFYSAMSTPPYTRDLLPITGEEGASSADVYILSPSGDMILERILPAYIRNAVYTALVENAAGEQGARRAAMKSATDNAGDVLEHLTRSYNRARQAQITQEIAEIVGGSAALE encoded by the coding sequence GTGGCAGGCGACGCGGACGTAAAACGCCGGATCAAGTCAGTTGAGAACACTCGACAGATCACGCGCACTATGGAGCTTGTGGCGACTTCGAAGTTGAAGCGCGCGACGGACCGAGTGCATGCGGCGCGTCCTTATGCGGATGCGCTCCACGAGATCGTAGGGGGGCTGTACTCCCCGGAGCTGAGTGAAAAGTACCCGATCCTTCGCCGTCCGGACGAGGTGAAGCGGGCTGCAGTTCTGTTGCTCACTGCGAATCGCGGACTCTGCGGTGGGTTCAATTCGAACCTGATCAAGCAGGCCCGGAACGTCATGGACGACCTTCGGGGGCAGGGAATTGAGGTGGAGCTGCACATCGCTGGAAAGAAGGGCGTGGCGTACTTCCGTTTTCGTGGTGAAGAGATCACGACGGAGCGGATCGACGTCAGCGACCATCCGACGGTGGAAGATGCGGAACAGATTGTTGCCCCCGTACGAGATCGTTTCGAGAACGGTGACGTGGACGCGGTCTACCTCGTCAGTTCGAAATTTTACTCGGCGATGTCCACTCCGCCGTACACGCGTGATCTCCTGCCGATCACCGGTGAAGAAGGCGCGTCGTCAGCGGATGTCTATATCCTGTCGCCGAGTGGGGACATGATTCTGGAAAGGATTCTCCCAGCGTACATCCGCAACGCCGTCTACACGGCGCTGGTGGAGAACGCCGCCGGGGAGCAGGGCGCCCGGCGCGCGGCGATGAAAAGTGCAACCGATAACGCCGGTGATGTGCTTGAGCACCTCACTCGGTCCTACAACCGGGCCCGTCAGGCCCAGATCACGCAGGAGATCGCCGAGATTGTCGGCGGCTCCGCCGCCCTCGAGTAG
- the atpD gene encoding F0F1 ATP synthase subunit beta, whose product MTDSTGKVVQVIGPVLDVEFDAAHLPEIYNALSLKTTNEAGQEIEVVAEVQQHIGRGQVRAVSMSSTDGVTRGMDVTDTGASISVPVGEAALGRILNVLGEPVDEMGPVGGENAAEVERWPIHRMAPKFDQLEPKTEIFETGIKVVDLLAPYVKGGKTGLFGGAGVGKTVIIMELINNIAMEHGGKSVFCGVGERTREGNDLWLEMKESGVLESTALVYGQMNEPPGARLRVGLSGLTIAEYFRDVEGQDVLLFVDNIFRFTQAGSEVSALLGRMPSAVGYQPTLGTEMGELQERITSTASGSITSVQAIYVPADDLTDPAPATAFTHLDAQTVLSRAISEQGIYPAVDPLDSSSRIMDPQFVGERHYNVATQVQAILQRYKDLQDIIAILGMDELTEEDKIIVGRARRIARFLSQPFFVAEQFTGIPGQYVKLDETIESFERVANGEFDHLPEQAFYMQGGIEGVIAAAEKLAAEG is encoded by the coding sequence ATGACTGATTCTACAGGAAAAGTCGTTCAGGTCATCGGTCCGGTACTCGACGTTGAGTTCGACGCCGCGCACCTGCCCGAGATCTATAACGCGCTCTCGCTCAAGACGACGAACGAGGCCGGTCAGGAAATCGAGGTGGTCGCCGAGGTGCAGCAGCACATCGGTCGAGGCCAGGTGCGTGCCGTCTCAATGTCGTCCACCGATGGTGTGACGCGCGGTATGGACGTCACCGATACCGGTGCCTCGATCTCGGTACCGGTCGGCGAGGCCGCACTCGGTCGAATCCTCAACGTGCTCGGTGAGCCGGTTGATGAGATGGGTCCGGTCGGAGGTGAGAATGCTGCCGAGGTCGAGCGTTGGCCGATCCATCGGATGGCGCCGAAGTTCGACCAACTTGAGCCGAAGACCGAGATCTTCGAGACGGGCATCAAGGTCGTGGACCTGTTAGCTCCCTACGTGAAGGGTGGAAAGACAGGTCTCTTCGGTGGTGCTGGTGTCGGAAAGACGGTCATCATCATGGAGCTCATCAACAACATCGCGATGGAGCACGGTGGGAAATCCGTGTTCTGTGGCGTTGGAGAGCGGACGCGTGAGGGCAACGACCTCTGGCTCGAAATGAAGGAGTCGGGCGTTCTCGAATCGACGGCTCTCGTTTACGGTCAGATGAATGAGCCTCCGGGAGCCCGCCTCCGGGTTGGACTCTCAGGCCTTACCATCGCTGAGTATTTCCGAGACGTTGAGGGCCAGGACGTGCTGCTCTTCGTCGACAACATCTTCCGCTTTACTCAGGCGGGTTCCGAGGTGTCGGCGCTGCTTGGCCGTATGCCATCTGCTGTGGGATACCAGCCGACGCTTGGTACCGAGATGGGTGAGCTGCAGGAGCGTATCACCTCGACCGCTTCAGGCTCAATCACATCGGTGCAGGCGATTTACGTTCCAGCCGATGACCTTACGGATCCGGCGCCGGCGACCGCGTTTACGCACCTCGATGCGCAGACCGTTCTGTCGCGAGCCATTTCGGAGCAGGGCATCTACCCGGCCGTTGATCCTCTCGATTCCAGCTCGCGGATCATGGATCCGCAGTTCGTGGGTGAGCGGCACTACAACGTTGCAACCCAGGTTCAGGCGATCCTTCAGCGCTACAAGGATCTTCAGGACATCATCGCAATTCTCGGAATGGACGAGCTGACCGAGGAAGACAAGATCATCGTCGGGCGGGCTCGTCGTATCGCTCGCTTCCTGTCGCAGCCGTTCTTCGTGGCGGAGCAGTTCACCGGTATTCCCGGCCAGTACGTGAAACTCGACGAGACCATCGAGTCCTTTGAACGTGTGGCAAACGGTGAGTTCGATCACCTCCCTGAGCAGGCCTTCTACATGCAGGGTGGTATCGAGGGTGTGATCGCAGCAGCCGAAAAGCTCGCGGCCGAGGGCTAG